A window of the Streptomyces formicae genome harbors these coding sequences:
- a CDS encoding FG-GAP-like repeat-containing protein yields MSSRHPLAAVVASAVAAIAAAGTLTAGPAHAVTGTPATDSTYAFTARLEIGDNDDTRRACTGALVDAQWVLTAASCFTGGLTELTPGKPAEKTVATIGRADITGTGGHVSEIVDLVPRAGRDMVMARLATPATGITPVAMATAPAVQGDTLTVAGYGRTKTEWAPKKLHTAAFTVNTVTETELNIAGKTANDAICSGDTGAPLLRDKSGTLEVVAVSSHSWQGGCFGTDTTETRTDATATRVDNITLGNRLNAGQQLLSGDSLVSAVTRLTMQTDGNLVITNPGGKILWSTGTGGYPGATAELGTDGNLVVRNAADTTTLWESKTTATGGYAILQNRGNLVIHDAQNASQWSSNSAPRRDVNGDGLSDMTDWYEYTDGKDGIHTFAGTADGTFAAPFQAYKSTGNNWTMSLSQRVQGDFNGDGRADVAMIYDYPDDTAKLWTFLGRADGGVQSPTASWTSPAGTWDPTRSTLHVGDFNADGRDDIAAWYDYADGSDALFTFAANANGGFAAPVKSWSAPNNWSASMAKYITGDFNGDGRDDITILYDYAASAVKLWTFTANPTGGFNAPIQAWSHDGWGDWARTAVYAGDFNGDRRDDVALWFDYPDGRDTVYYTLAGNTDGTFTSPQAAMTIPAGTMTYQSMQIVPGDYNGDGRDDLGAMYGYSDGNVKMFTWLSKPDNTLDTVKTGWTSPTTTSWTYSLTHFIRQDS; encoded by the coding sequence GTGTCTTCGAGACATCCTCTTGCCGCTGTTGTGGCGAGCGCTGTCGCGGCGATAGCGGCGGCCGGCACCCTCACCGCCGGTCCCGCGCACGCCGTCACCGGCACTCCCGCCACCGACAGCACCTACGCGTTCACCGCACGCCTCGAAATAGGCGACAACGACGACACCCGCCGTGCCTGTACGGGTGCCCTCGTCGATGCCCAGTGGGTGCTGACTGCTGCTTCCTGCTTCACCGGTGGGCTCACGGAGCTCACGCCGGGCAAGCCTGCGGAGAAGACGGTCGCGACGATCGGCCGCGCCGATATCACCGGAACTGGCGGCCACGTCAGCGAGATCGTCGACCTGGTGCCCCGCGCCGGCCGCGACATGGTCATGGCGCGCCTCGCCACGCCCGCGACCGGAATCACGCCCGTGGCCATGGCGACTGCTCCGGCAGTCCAGGGCGACACGCTCACGGTCGCCGGCTACGGCCGTACCAAGACCGAGTGGGCGCCCAAGAAGCTCCACACCGCCGCCTTCACGGTCAACACGGTCACCGAGACCGAGCTGAACATCGCTGGCAAGACGGCGAACGACGCCATCTGTAGCGGCGACACCGGCGCCCCGCTCCTGCGAGACAAGAGCGGCACCCTGGAAGTCGTCGCCGTCAGCAGCCACTCCTGGCAGGGCGGTTGCTTCGGCACCGACACGACGGAGACCCGTACCGACGCCACCGCCACCCGAGTCGACAACATCACCCTCGGCAACCGCCTGAATGCCGGTCAGCAGTTGCTCTCCGGTGACAGCCTCGTCTCCGCCGTGACCCGGCTGACCATGCAGACCGACGGCAACCTCGTCATCACCAACCCGGGCGGCAAGATCCTGTGGTCCACCGGCACCGGCGGCTACCCCGGCGCCACTGCCGAACTCGGTACCGACGGCAACCTCGTCGTCCGCAATGCCGCCGACACCACCACCCTGTGGGAGTCGAAGACCACCGCCACCGGCGGCTACGCCATCCTGCAGAACCGCGGCAACCTGGTCATCCACGACGCCCAGAACGCCTCCCAGTGGTCCAGCAACAGCGCACCGCGCCGTGACGTCAACGGCGACGGGCTCAGCGACATGACCGACTGGTACGAGTACACCGACGGCAAGGACGGCATCCACACCTTCGCCGGCACCGCCGACGGCACCTTCGCCGCTCCGTTCCAGGCATACAAGAGCACGGGCAACAACTGGACGATGAGCCTGTCCCAGCGTGTCCAGGGCGACTTCAACGGCGACGGCCGTGCGGATGTCGCGATGATCTACGACTACCCGGACGACACCGCGAAGCTGTGGACGTTCCTCGGCAGGGCCGACGGCGGTGTCCAGTCGCCGACCGCGTCCTGGACCTCCCCGGCAGGGACCTGGGACCCCACCCGCTCCACCCTCCACGTCGGCGACTTCAACGCCGACGGACGCGACGACATCGCCGCCTGGTACGACTACGCCGACGGCTCGGACGCCCTGTTCACCTTCGCCGCCAACGCCAACGGTGGCTTCGCCGCCCCCGTCAAGAGCTGGTCCGCGCCCAACAACTGGTCCGCCTCCATGGCCAAGTACATCACCGGCGACTTCAACGGTGACGGCCGCGACGACATCACGATCCTCTACGACTACGCTGCCAGCGCCGTCAAGCTGTGGACGTTCACGGCCAACCCCACGGGAGGCTTCAACGCCCCCATACAGGCCTGGAGCCACGACGGCTGGGGCGACTGGGCCCGCACCGCCGTCTACGCCGGCGACTTCAACGGCGACCGACGCGACGACGTGGCCCTCTGGTTCGACTACCCCGACGGCCGCGACACCGTCTACTACACCCTGGCGGGCAACACCGACGGCACCTTCACCTCCCCCCAGGCAGCCATGACCATCCCCGCCGGCACCATGACCTACCAGTCGATGCAGATCGTGCCCGGCGACTACAACGGCGACGGCCGCGACGACCTCGGCGCCATGTACGGCTACAGCGACGGCAACGTCAAGATGTTCACCTGGCTCTCCAAGCCCGACAACACCCTCGACACCGTCAAGACCGGCTGGACCAGCCCCACCACAACCAGCTGGACCTACTCACTGACCCACTTCATCCGCCAGGACAGCTGA
- a CDS encoding ALF repeat-containing protein, translating into MAGLLGVSPASAVEPSSPSDRELAVYYWMSGGVGVKEAAEQALLGTDEDVQGFLADLPAIQQIDDRVDVSRVLNAGGPAVRQAAKQALQGTPEDVQAFLTEGWKAPHELDMRVEASRVVNFGGLAVKDAGTAALQGTPEDVKKFLQVDQYKARETDDRVEVSKLYNSGGPNVKAAAKLALMGTPADVVEFLEVGQFVARNRDQEHATIAQLTEQAEKAGKQAEDATKSAQDASSKAIAAAELAKQAAQKAAAETEAAKDDAKRASVKAKQAADAARAAADAAQTAIGAANAANRSARIAALAAAQTASAAAAAADAATRASNAAIAAGKDASQAQAARDRAKIARDAGALARKSAQAVEKARNASLAAAEAAAASLSASGNANTAAAAADEAADYADAAGASSAEARAAAAETRRHANEANRAANAAEALARKSAAAANEARDAANSAAAHAENAAAAAEEAAEHAGEAANHAAEATKQANAAKVAADAATAAVTMAKTTFDIARETEAEDLNTRTAAAIENAKSQTTIANTFTVELSKSVVEGKAIEDDTKALTAELAKPDADRTAIADKGREVALRALEYFGSWRQEAAVRALSGTDADVLEYLHTGWDKAVQDEIRQQVADIASTSPYEAVRTAATEVLNGTDQQIRDFYTTGRHEAAETDYRVEVSKIFNDGGTAVQEAAKAALEDGSTQALLGFLNSGQYAAKNTDERVTASKLFNDGGPEVKAAAKIALSGPADQLHTFVQAGQYMADRKDQLASTHIAQVERLIAEGGIVAAKAQQNRWLAAKAAAEANQAAAEAAAAATEAQKSADQAAEYATQADAAADDAETSAAKAATSATTARSAANRAEQDAIAAEESAAQAEFSADYARNSAYVAKEAADEARQSALDAGKSAEEAEALSKQAWADVVEKRQAEEAEARRAAEEKRKQEREQESKPHCYMHPTRDTLPLCALAGMPIEATPVDPVMKEIAWELLGINDAIDCAQNPTLAKCIMAVAMVLPVGKPAKLTKMGVEAAELAVTATRISRISNVKKVALNTEGKPFGTVDSKGVFIVTPDDIQKIAADLRSQLGEPDIISEVPGKGSVETWVLDEGKVNYRNFSSSGGAGDWTIDFAHALQKELGLRRYHAKG; encoded by the coding sequence GTGGCGGGGCTGTTGGGGGTTTCGCCAGCCTCAGCTGTCGAGCCGTCCTCGCCCTCTGACCGTGAACTGGCGGTCTACTACTGGATGAGCGGTGGTGTCGGCGTCAAGGAAGCGGCTGAGCAGGCACTCCTTGGCACTGACGAAGACGTCCAAGGGTTCCTCGCGGACCTGCCTGCGATCCAGCAGATCGATGATCGTGTGGATGTCTCCCGTGTGCTGAACGCTGGTGGTCCGGCAGTAAGGCAGGCGGCGAAGCAGGCACTGCAGGGCACGCCTGAGGACGTGCAGGCATTCCTTACTGAGGGGTGGAAGGCTCCGCATGAGTTGGACATGCGGGTGGAGGCCTCGAGGGTTGTCAACTTTGGCGGCCTGGCGGTCAAGGACGCTGGTACCGCGGCTCTGCAGGGCACGCCTGAGGACGTCAAGAAGTTCCTTCAGGTCGATCAGTACAAGGCGCGGGAAACTGACGACCGGGTTGAGGTCTCCAAGCTCTACAACAGCGGTGGGCCGAATGTGAAGGCGGCCGCCAAGCTTGCGTTGATGGGGACGCCCGCGGACGTCGTTGAGTTTCTTGAGGTGGGCCAGTTCGTCGCGCGCAACCGCGACCAGGAGCACGCCACCATCGCGCAGCTGACGGAGCAGGCTGAGAAGGCCGGCAAGCAGGCCGAGGACGCGACCAAGTCAGCCCAGGATGCCTCCAGCAAGGCGATTGCGGCAGCGGAGCTTGCCAAGCAGGCGGCGCAGAAGGCCGCTGCGGAGACCGAGGCCGCCAAGGATGACGCCAAGCGTGCGTCGGTGAAGGCCAAGCAGGCCGCCGATGCAGCTCGGGCCGCCGCTGATGCGGCCCAGACGGCGATCGGTGCAGCCAATGCCGCCAACCGTTCGGCGCGGATCGCTGCGCTGGCTGCAGCACAAACTGCGAGTGCGGCCGCGGCTGCGGCCGATGCGGCCACACGTGCCTCCAATGCGGCGATCGCCGCGGGCAAGGACGCTAGCCAGGCCCAGGCCGCCCGTGACCGGGCCAAGATCGCCCGGGATGCGGGAGCACTGGCCCGGAAGTCCGCGCAGGCTGTCGAGAAGGCTAGAAACGCGTCGCTGGCGGCTGCTGAGGCGGCGGCGGCATCCCTCAGCGCCAGCGGCAACGCGAACACCGCTGCGGCTGCGGCCGACGAAGCGGCCGACTACGCGGATGCCGCTGGCGCATCCTCGGCTGAGGCCCGGGCTGCGGCTGCGGAGACCCGCCGGCACGCGAACGAGGCTAACCGTGCGGCCAACGCCGCCGAGGCGCTTGCCCGCAAGTCCGCCGCCGCTGCCAACGAAGCCCGCGACGCCGCCAACTCAGCTGCCGCCCACGCCGAGAACGCCGCGGCCGCTGCCGAGGAAGCTGCGGAACATGCCGGTGAGGCAGCCAACCATGCAGCGGAGGCGACGAAGCAGGCGAACGCCGCCAAGGTCGCCGCCGATGCGGCCACGGCCGCGGTGACCATGGCGAAAACGACCTTCGACATCGCGCGGGAGACCGAGGCCGAAGACCTCAACACCCGCACCGCCGCAGCCATCGAGAACGCCAAGTCCCAAACGACCATCGCGAACACCTTCACTGTCGAGCTCTCCAAGAGCGTGGTCGAGGGCAAGGCGATCGAGGACGACACCAAGGCCCTGACCGCCGAACTCGCGAAGCCGGACGCCGACAGGACGGCGATTGCCGACAAGGGCCGCGAGGTTGCCTTGCGGGCGTTGGAGTACTTCGGCTCCTGGCGCCAGGAAGCCGCTGTCCGGGCCCTGTCCGGCACCGACGCCGACGTACTCGAGTACCTGCACACCGGGTGGGACAAGGCCGTTCAAGACGAGATCCGCCAGCAAGTCGCCGACATCGCCTCCACCAGTCCCTATGAGGCCGTGCGAACTGCGGCCACCGAGGTACTGAACGGCACCGATCAGCAGATCCGCGACTTCTACACCACCGGCCGGCACGAGGCTGCCGAGACGGACTACCGCGTTGAGGTAAGCAAGATCTTCAACGACGGTGGCACCGCAGTTCAGGAAGCAGCCAAGGCAGCGCTCGAAGACGGCAGCACCCAGGCTCTCCTCGGCTTCCTCAACAGCGGCCAGTACGCTGCCAAGAACACTGACGAGCGGGTCACTGCCAGCAAGCTGTTCAACGACGGCGGTCCCGAGGTCAAAGCCGCGGCCAAGATCGCATTGTCAGGACCGGCCGACCAACTGCACACGTTCGTCCAGGCCGGCCAGTACATGGCCGATCGCAAGGACCAGCTCGCCAGCACCCACATTGCTCAGGTCGAGCGTTTGATCGCCGAGGGTGGCATAGTCGCGGCCAAGGCCCAGCAGAACCGCTGGCTCGCCGCCAAGGCTGCAGCCGAAGCCAATCAGGCCGCAGCCGAAGCCGCAGCTGCCGCCACCGAGGCGCAGAAGAGCGCCGACCAAGCAGCTGAATACGCCACGCAGGCCGACGCGGCCGCCGACGACGCTGAAACCAGCGCTGCGAAAGCCGCCACGTCAGCCACCACCGCACGCAGCGCTGCCAACCGCGCTGAACAAGACGCCATAGCTGCCGAAGAGTCCGCTGCCCAAGCCGAATTCTCAGCTGACTACGCACGGAACTCGGCGTACGTGGCTAAGGAGGCCGCAGACGAGGCTCGTCAGTCCGCACTGGACGCAGGCAAGAGTGCTGAAGAGGCGGAAGCACTCTCGAAGCAGGCATGGGCCGACGTCGTCGAGAAGCGCCAGGCCGAAGAAGCCGAAGCTCGCCGCGCTGCAGAAGAAAAGCGCAAGCAGGAAAGGGAGCAAGAGAGCAAGCCGCACTGCTACATGCACCCCACCCGGGACACCCTCCCACTCTGCGCACTGGCCGGCATGCCCATCGAAGCTACCCCCGTCGACCCCGTAATGAAGGAGATAGCCTGGGAGCTTTTGGGCATCAACGACGCCATCGACTGCGCACAGAATCCCACGCTCGCTAAGTGCATCATGGCTGTGGCGATGGTTCTCCCCGTAGGAAAGCCAGCCAAGCTAACCAAGATGGGCGTGGAAGCAGCAGAGCTCGCCGTTACCGCCACACGCATCAGCCGAATCAGCAATGTGAAGAAGGTAGCCCTCAATACAGAGGGGAAGCCGTTCGGTACAGTCGACTCGAAGGGCGTCTTTATAGTGACCCCTGACGACATCCAGAAGATCGCTGCCGACCTCCGGAGTCAACTGGGCGAACCGGACATCATCAGCGAGGTCCCTGGAAAGGGGTCCGTTGAAACCTGGGTGCTCGACGAGGGAAAGGTAAACTATCGGAATTTCAGCAGCTCTGGTGGGGCAGGAGACTGGACAATCGATTTCGCTCACGCCCTTCAGAAGGAGCTCGGACTCAGGCGGTATCATGCGAAGGGATGA
- the istB gene encoding IS21-like element helper ATPase IstB, which produces MDSALRESLKSLRLSGMLETLDARLAQAHGGELGHLDFLQVLCQDEITRRETVAFQRRLTRAKFEQQVTLEEFDFTASSKLPAAQIRDLGALRWLHSGESVILFGPVGVGKTHVAQALGHLAVRQGAHVRFAKTSRILADLAGGHADRTWDKRIRELVRPDVLILDDFAMRQLGASQADDLYELVSERQGRSLIITSNRAPSDWYPLFPNPVVAESLLDRLINTSHQVIMNGPSYRPNKRPKNPTDKADKPPVR; this is translated from the coding sequence ATGGATTCTGCCCTGCGTGAGTCGCTGAAGTCGCTGCGGCTCTCGGGCATGCTGGAAACCCTCGATGCCCGCCTGGCCCAGGCCCACGGCGGCGAGCTCGGGCATCTGGACTTCCTGCAGGTCCTCTGCCAGGACGAGATCACCCGCCGCGAGACCGTGGCCTTCCAACGGCGCCTGACCCGGGCTAAGTTCGAGCAGCAGGTCACTCTGGAGGAGTTCGACTTCACCGCCTCCTCGAAGCTTCCCGCCGCCCAGATCCGCGACCTCGGAGCCCTGCGCTGGCTCCACTCCGGCGAGTCGGTCATCCTCTTCGGCCCGGTCGGGGTCGGAAAAACACACGTCGCCCAGGCCCTCGGCCACCTCGCGGTCCGCCAGGGCGCCCACGTCCGGTTCGCCAAGACCAGCCGGATCCTCGCGGACCTCGCCGGCGGCCACGCGGACCGCACCTGGGACAAGCGGATCCGTGAACTGGTACGGCCCGACGTGCTCATCCTCGACGACTTCGCCATGCGCCAGCTCGGAGCGTCCCAGGCCGATGACCTCTATGAACTGGTCAGCGAACGGCAGGGAAGGTCCCTGATCATCACCAGCAACCGGGCGCCCAGCGACTGGTATCCGCTCTTCCCGAACCCGGTCGTCGCCGAGTCGCTGCTGGACCGGCTGATCAACACCAGCCACCAGGTCATCATGAACGGGCCCAGCTATCGCCCGAACAAGCGACCCAAGAACCCCACCGACAAGGCCGACAAGCCCCCGGTCCGCTAA
- the istA gene encoding IS21 family transposase — protein MVDITEIYVHWYAGRSKSELAASLGVDRKTIRKYLEPAEASGITPGGPPMREADWAKLIKSWFPELADRRLRQITWPDIDQHRDYIKNLLGTVTVSTIHQRLRDEHKLDVSISSFRRWVHATLPDETARSQVTVLRDDVEPGSEAQIDYGHLGQWTNPKTGKRHRIWAFVMVLPCSRHMFVRPVLYLHQHAWTEAHVAAFRYFGGVPRRLVPDNLRTGVDKPDLYDPKINKAYAELATHYGALVDPARAARPKDKPRVERPMPYIRDSFWRGREFTSIEHMQAEAVTWSQKVAGRRQCRPLQGAAPMAVFEAVEAETLLPLPPTPFVLARWSTAVVGPDIHIKVGRTLCSVPWKLIGRRVDVRSTATMVQVFLDGDLVKTHVALEQGKRTDRSDYPPEKIAFQMRTPIWCRTQASEVGDACRTVVDQLLEVNALYRLRAAQGILGLKKKYGDARLEAACARAIAVGDPSYRTIKGILIAGTETDPEPESSGDAGAAAFLHGPKRLFASVAPSETADGLHDDQVHGEAEGSI, from the coding sequence GTGGTCGACATCACCGAGATCTACGTCCACTGGTACGCGGGCCGCTCGAAGAGCGAGCTGGCAGCGTCGCTGGGGGTGGACCGCAAGACGATCAGGAAGTACCTGGAGCCGGCGGAGGCATCCGGGATCACGCCCGGCGGGCCGCCGATGCGGGAGGCCGACTGGGCCAAGCTGATCAAGAGCTGGTTCCCCGAACTCGCCGACCGGCGACTGCGGCAGATCACCTGGCCCGACATCGACCAGCACCGCGACTACATCAAGAACCTGCTGGGGACGGTGACCGTTTCCACGATCCACCAGCGGCTGCGGGACGAGCACAAGCTGGACGTGTCGATCTCATCGTTCCGCCGTTGGGTGCACGCCACGCTCCCCGATGAGACGGCAAGGTCCCAGGTCACGGTCTTGCGCGATGACGTCGAGCCGGGCTCGGAGGCTCAGATCGACTACGGCCACCTCGGCCAGTGGACCAATCCGAAGACCGGCAAGCGGCACCGGATCTGGGCCTTCGTGATGGTGCTGCCGTGCTCGCGGCACATGTTCGTCCGCCCAGTCCTCTACCTGCACCAGCACGCCTGGACCGAAGCCCACGTCGCCGCCTTCCGCTACTTCGGGGGCGTCCCACGCCGGCTGGTGCCGGACAACCTGCGGACCGGCGTTGACAAGCCCGATCTCTACGACCCGAAGATCAACAAGGCGTATGCCGAACTCGCCACCCACTACGGGGCACTGGTCGATCCGGCCCGCGCCGCCCGGCCCAAGGACAAGCCCCGGGTCGAACGCCCGATGCCCTACATTCGGGACTCGTTCTGGCGGGGGCGGGAGTTCACCTCGATCGAGCACATGCAGGCCGAGGCTGTGACCTGGAGCCAGAAGGTGGCGGGCCGCCGGCAGTGCCGGCCGTTGCAGGGAGCCGCCCCGATGGCGGTGTTCGAGGCCGTCGAAGCCGAGACCCTGCTGCCGCTGCCGCCCACCCCATTCGTTCTGGCCCGCTGGTCAACGGCGGTGGTCGGGCCGGACATCCACATCAAGGTCGGCCGCACCCTCTGCTCGGTTCCCTGGAAACTGATCGGCCGCAGGGTCGACGTCCGCTCGACCGCCACGATGGTGCAGGTCTTCCTCGACGGCGACCTGGTCAAGACCCACGTGGCACTTGAGCAGGGCAAACGCACCGACAGGAGCGACTACCCGCCGGAGAAGATCGCCTTCCAGATGCGAACGCCGATCTGGTGCCGGACCCAGGCATCAGAGGTCGGGGACGCCTGCCGGACCGTCGTCGACCAGCTGCTGGAGGTCAACGCGCTCTACCGGCTCCGCGCCGCCCAAGGGATCCTCGGCCTGAAGAAGAAGTACGGCGACGCGAGGCTGGAGGCCGCCTGCGCGAGGGCGATCGCGGTCGGAGATCCGTCCTACCGGACCATCAAGGGCATCCTGATCGCCGGCACCGAGACCGATCCGGAGCCCGAATCGAGCGGGGACGCGGGTGCCGCGGCCTTCCTCCACGGGCCCAAGCGGCTGTTCGCCTCCGTCGCCCCGTCCGAGACGGCGGATGGGCTCCACGATGACCAGGTCCACGGCGAAGCTGAGGGAAGCATCTGA